From the Gymnogyps californianus isolate 813 chromosome 2, ASM1813914v2, whole genome shotgun sequence genome, one window contains:
- the METTL4 gene encoding N(6)-adenine-specific methyltransferase METTL4 — MMSVVHRLTAGWLVDHLSFINQCGYEICDSFAYPGGITLNTSVTSTGDCYAASTFAAASSSRDGLIPSPGDAIETEGRTTKMIYVFREEFFDVSKPHIAAAPEEQLWQGCPEVSLTEIKANSNREEHQERTKSGVRDSVASARKKRKRKCVFNQGELDALEYHSKVRKLIWEGTLHLVQEGLKSGFLHRTTTELSCRKNVVPGHIGCGLAELCEMAKQFPAVNESDHQAVHVLDDETSIPEQDLLSCVTENSSNSAKIVVLMGQKYLVPPKSSFLLSDISCLQPLLNYKKKYDVIVIDPPWENKSVKRSNRYSHLSSWQIKQIPVLALAAPNCLVVTWVTNRQKHLHFVKDELYPHWSVKTLAEWHWVKITRAGEFVLPLDSLHKKPYEVLVLGRVQGDMKETLRKSEDVLPIPEHKLIVSVPCSLHSHKPPLTAVLAEFIKPDVECLELFARNLQPGWTSWGNEVLKFQHIDYFTLLQNEN; from the exons ATGATGTCCGTGGTACATCGGCTGACAGCGGGATGGCTCGTGGATCATCTCTCTTTCATCAACCAGTGTGGCTATGAGATTTGTGACTCCTTTGCATACCCTGGTGGTATCACTCTCAATACTTCTGTCACATCTACTGGAGATTGTTATGCTGCTTCTACCTTTGCTGCCGCCTCCTCATCAAGAGATGGTCTTATTCCTAGTCCTGGAGATGCGATAGAAACAGAAGGtagaacaacaaaaatgatATACGTGTTTCGAGAGGAGTTCTTCGATGTTTCTAAGCCCCATATAGCTGCAGCTCCTGAGGAGCAGCTGTGGCAGGGCTGCCCTGAGGTGAGTCTCACAGAAATAAAGGCCAACAGCAACAGAGAGGAACACCAAGAACGAACCAAGAGTGGCGTCAGAGATTCTGTTGCTAGTGCTAGGAAG AAACGTAAAAGGAAATGTGTGTTCAACCAAGGTGAACTGGATGCTTTAGAATACCATTCAAAG GTCAGGAAGCTCATTTGGGAAGGCACTTTGCATTTAGTCCAAGAAGGACTCAAAAGTGGTTTTCTTCACCGCACTACTACAGAACTCAGTTGCAGGAAGAATGTCGTTCCTGGACACATTGGCTGTGGGTTGGCTGAATTATGTGAAATGGCAAAGCAGTTTCCAGCTGTGAATGAAAGTGACCATCAAGCCGTACATGTGCTAGATGATGAAACCTCTATTCCAGAGCAGGACCTGCTTTCGTGTGTTACAGAAAACAGCTCGAACTCTGCAAAGATAGTTGTGTTAATGGGGCAGAAGTACTTGGTGCCACCAAAAAGCAGTTTCCTTTTATCTGATATTTCATGTTTACAGCCCCTGCTGAACT acaagaaaaaatatgatgTAATTGTGATTGATCCACCATGGGAGAACAAGTCCGTTAAAAGGAGTAACAG ATACAGCCACTTGTCTTCATGGCAAATCAAGCAGATTCCTGTACTAGCGCTAGCTGCTCCGAATTGTCTTGTAGTCACGTGGGTGACTAACAGACAGAAGCACTTACATTTTGTTAAAGATGAACTTTATCCTCATTGGTCTGTGAAAACACTTGCTGAGTGGCACTGGGTAAAA ATTACTAGAGCTGGAGAATTTGTGTTGCCTTTGGATTCTTTACACAAAAAGCCCTATGAAGTTCTTGTTTTGGGGAGAGTTCAAGGAGACATGAAGGAAACCTTAAG GAAATCTGAAGATGTACTTCCAATTCCAGAACATAAGTTAATTGTCAGCGTACCCTGCAGTCTGCATTCACATAAACCCCCTCTTACTG CGGTTCTGGCAGAGTTTATCAAGCCAGATGTGGAATGCTTGGAGTTGTTTGCTCGCAACCTACAGCCTGGCTGGACCAGCTGGGGAAACGAGGTTTTGAAGTTTCAGCACATTGATTATTTCACTCTTctgcagaatgaaaactga